GGGCCCGCGCACGCTGGACGTGGACGTGGTGACGGTCGACGGTGTCCGCTCGGACGACCCGGAACTGCTGCTGCCGCACCCGGGAACGCCGGACCGGGCCAGCGTGCTGATCCCGTGGATGGAGATCGAGCCGGACGCGGTGCTGCCCGGCCACGGCCCGATCCGCGAGCTGCTGGAGGCGCGCCCCGAGTCGGACCGCGCCTCCGTGCGCCTGCTGCAGTCCTTCCCGCGCTGACTGGCGGAGCGGCGGGGAACCGGCTGCGGTCGGGCGATCCGGTCAAGCGCGCAAGGCCGCGGTCAGCCACTCGACCGCCGGTACGCGTGCCGGTATCTCCGGCCAGCCGTTCATGATCGCCATCAGCTGCCAGTACCGTTCGGCCCTGCCGTCGGTCCCGGCGGCGATCCGGTCGGCCAGCGACGCGCGGAACGCGTGGTCGGCCGGGTCCTGTCCGTCCCGCGCCGAGGTTCGCGCGACGTCGTCGGCCAGTGCGCGGCCTTCCGGGGATTCCGGCGGCAGCCCTGCTTCCAGCGCCTGCTGCGCCCGCTCACTCCACGCGAACCACTCCTGCGGCGGCGGGCCGAACTCCGCCCCCGCACCCACGGCGTCCGCGTGCCGCTCGCTCATGCGCCGGATCGCGGCCCGGAACTCCGGATCCTGGATCAGCTCCGCGAACTCGATCCACGCCTCCAGCTGTTCGGGTGACGGGTCGTCGGGCAGTTCTGGCTTCGCCGAGCGCATCCGTTCGTAGAACCCGGTGTCGACGGCCAGCCCGTCGGTCATCTCCCGCCAGAACTCCGCCACCAGACGGGCTCGCTCCTCATCGGACATCGCGGCGAGTTTGTTCATCAGTTCCACCTCCGCCAGTTCGGATTTCCGCTTCACGAACGCACGCAGCACCGCGCGCCGCAGCCGGAGCCTGCGGATCTGCTCGTCCAGCGCATCGAGGTGGCGCTGCGCCAGCCGGGACACGCTTGTCTCCCGGTCCAGCACCGCGGACACCTCGGCCAGCCCCAGGCCGAGCTCGCGCAGCGTCTTGATCAGCTCGAGCCGGGCCATGGCCGTCACGTCGTAGAGCCGGTAGCCGGATCCGGTGCGATCGGCGGGCGGGAGCAGCCCCTCGTCGGAGTAGAACCGGATGGTCTTCACCGGCAACCCGGTGCGCCGGCTCAACTCGCCGATGGTGAACGTCCCGTCCACACGTCCCATGCTCAACCCTCCAGTCACTGGAGAGTCAACTGTGCCAGGATCCCCTGGGTACCGTGGGCGGTATGCACTTCACGCGGCCTCGTGAGCTGGTGATCGCCGGGCTGATCGGGCTGGTGGTCGCGTACCTGCTGTTCCGGTTCGCCTACGGAGACCTGCCCCAGCTGCCGCGGCCGGCCGGCGCGACCCTGCTGGTGCTCGCGGTGATCGAAATCCCGCTCGCGTTCGCGATGCGGTCGCGGGTGCGGTCCCGCCGGGTGGTGAACGCGGTGTCGGCAGCGCGCACGGTGGCGCTCGCGAAGGCGTCCTCGCTGCTGGGCGCGATCATGCTCGGAGCGTGGGCCGGCATCGCCGGTGCGCTGATCCCGCGGGCACCTGAGGTGGCCGCGGCATCGAGAGACCTCTACAGCGTCGCGATCGGGGCGGTGTGCGCGGCGGTGCTTATCGCCGCGGCGCTGTGGCTGGAACACTGCTGCCGCACGCCCGACGACGACGAGCGTGATCCCGATCATCGCCCGACCGGTTAACGCTGCGAATCGACCGCTCGAAGTACCAACTAGGTCTCGGACGGATAACTAGCGGGTACGGTGTTGGTCATGACTGGCGAGGGTGACGAGACGCGCGGCCGCGTCGTGGGCAGGCCGTGGTTTCTCATCGGCCTGGTCCTCGTGGTCGGCGCCACGATTCCGCTGGTGCTGGCCGACGACGTGCGCTTCATGCGGCTGGGGATCGTCGCGGCGCTGTGGGCGGCGCTGATCGGCGCTTTCCTCGCGGTGCGGTACCGCCGCCAGGCGACCGACACCGAGGAGGCGGTCGCGCAGGCGCAGGAGGTCTACGAGCTGGAGCTCGAGCGCGAGATCGCTGCGCGGCGCGAGTTCGAGCTGGAGGTCGAAGCCGAGACGCGGCAACGCATCGAGTCCGAGTCGCGCAGCGAGCTGGACGCCCTGCGTGCGGAAATCGCGTCCCTGCGGGACAACCTGCAGAACCTCTTCGGTGGCGAGGTGCTGCTCGAGCGCGTGGCGCTGACCGCGCAGGCCACCCGGATGCGGGCGCTGCGCGAGGAGCAGCGGGTCGTCGAACCCGGGCCGGCCAAGCCGGTGCAGATCGCCGCCGCCAAGAAGCGGGAGGGCACCGACCGGCCCACCGAGTTCATCGAGCGCGTGCGGGAGAAGGAGGCGGCGCGCACCGGCGGCCGGCCGAGCGCGCCGGAGCCGCGGCGGCCCGAGGTGTCGATGGACCTGCCCGCGCGCCGGGTCGTCAACGCCGAACCCGTGGACGCGGAGCGGACCCGGGTGCAACCGGCGGCGAAGAAGCCGGAGCGCACGCAGGCCCGGGCGGCCGAGCCGAGCCGTCCCGCGCCCAGTCGTCCGGAACGCCCCCGTCCGCCCGCCGCCACGGCGCCCGTCAAGCGTGAACCGCCGCGCGTCGAGCAGCCGACGGAGGTCGCCAAGGTCGTCGAACCGGACCGCCCGCCGCGTGCGGAGCGTCCGGCGACCGACCTGTCCGCGGCGTTCCCGACGCGCGTGACGCGCCCGGTGCAGCCGCCGGTCGCCGAGCCGCGGGGCGAGGCCGTCCGTGACGAGGCTCCGCGGGCGGAGCCGCCGCGGAACGAGCCGGAGCCCGGGAAACCGGTGGCATCGGAGGATCACCCCGCGATCAACGAGACCCTGCCGGTCGAGGTCCGGCGGCTCGCGCAGCAGGGCCGGCCGGGCGGCCGCCGTCGCCGGGCCGAGGAGGACGAGGCGCCCACCGGCCGCCGTCGCCGCCCCGCCGACAACGAAGCGCGGCGCATCGCGGACGAGCCGGAGGAGGAAACGGCAACGGCTTCGCGCCGGTCCACGGCCGGTGCCGGGGTCGCGGGCCGCCGCCGCTCGGCCGATGCCAGTGGGTACCGGTCCGGCGCGGCCATCTCGGGCCGGCGTTCCGCGGAAGCCGCGAGCCGCGCGGTCGAGGAGCCGGCCGGCCGTCGTCACCGCTCCGAAGGCGAAACCCCGGCCCGGACGGCCACCGGCCGCCGCGCCGTGGCGGACGACGACACCGGCTCGCACTCCGCGGGCCGCTCGGTGAGCGAACTGCTGGCCGCCAACGGCAAGACGGCGGCCCCGCGACGCCGCCGCCGCGCGGAGGACTGACACCCCGCGGGGCTGCGCACCCGGGCAGCCGCCGTCCTGAAACGCGATCAGCGTGCGGACGCCGGACAGGCGCTCGCCCGGCCGACCAGTCACCGTAAAGTGCCGGGCTGTGACGGCACCCCCTCGCAGGCTCACCGTGCTCCTGCCCGTGCTCGGGCTCGTCGTGCTGGCCGCGTGCGGCCTCACCGTGCTCGGCGTGGTCACGGTGCAGGTCGGCCCGGTCGCGGTGGCCATCGGCGTCGCCGCGGCGCTGGTTCCCGTCGCGGTCGTCGTGGCCGCCATCCTGTGGGTCGACCGCTGGGAACCGGAGCCGGCGAAGTTGCTGCTCGTCGCCTTCTTCTGGGGCGCCTGCCTCGCCGCGATCACCGCGCTGCTGATCAACAACACCGCCGAAACGGTCGGCGACCTCCTGCTCGGCGAGGGCCGCGGCAGCAAGCTCAGCGCGCTCCTGTCCGCCCCACTGGTCGAGGAAGCCGCGAAGGCGTCGTTCGTGCTCGCCGTGCTGCTGCGCCGCGCCGACGAGTTCGACGGGATCATCGACGGCATCGTCTACGCCGGGTTCACCGCCGCCGGGTTCGCCTTCTCCGAGAACATCTACTACTTCGGCCGCGCCTTCGCCGACTACGGCTTCGGCGACGCCACCAGCACCGGGGTGATCGCCGCGTTCGTGCTGCGCGGCGTGATGTCGCCGTTCACCCACCCGCTGTTCGCCGCGCTCACCGGCATCGGTTTCGGCTACGCCGCCCGAGCCGGCAACCGGACGGTCAAGATCCTCGCGCCGCTCGGCGGTTACCTCGCCGCCGTCCTGCTGCACGCCCTGTGGAACGGTGCGGCGGTCCTCGGTGGCGCGAAGACCTTCCTCAACGTCTACTTCCTGATCATGGTCCCGCTGTTCATCGCGGTCGTGCTGCTCGTCCTCCTGCAACGCCGGCGCGAACAACGGATCGTCACCGCCGCACTGCCCGCCATGGTGGAGGCGCGGCTCATCGCGCCGTCGGAGGTCGAGTTGCTGTCCACGCTCGCCGGCCGTCGCGAGTGGCGGCGTGAGGCCCGGCAGCAGTCCGGGCGCGCCGCCGCGAAGGCTGTCGCCCGCTACCAGGCGAGCGTGACCGAACTCGCCTTCCTGCGCCGCCGCACGGGCACCCCGGACCACGAACAGCGCAAGCTCCAGCTGCTCGCGACGCTGCGCAATTCCCGCGCCGATGCGGTGCGGCTGGCGGGTGACGGCGGGCAGTCCCGGTGAACCGGGTCGGGTGAAGCTGGTCACCTGCGCCCGACCGGCGGCGTGCCCGCGAGCTACTCTCGCCCCGTCGTCCGGTACCCGCGAACGGAGCGGGACTGGAACGAGCGGAGGAGTTCTGCTGCCATGAGCGTCCACCGGGGCACGCCGTGAGCCGGCCCGCCCGGCTCGGCGTCGGGGTGATTTCCGCCGGCCGCGTGGGCAGCGTTGTCGGCGCCGCGCTGGCCCGCGCCGGGCACACCGTGGTCGCCGCCTCCGGTATCTCCGCCGCCTCCCAGGCCCGTGCCGAGCGCATGCTGCCCGGTGTCCCGCTGTCACCGCCGGACCAGGTCGCCACCTCCGCCGACCTCGTGCTGCTCGCGGTACCCGACGACGAGCTCGCCGGCCTGGTCCGCGGGCTGGCCGCCACCGGATCCTGGCGGCCCGGTCAGATCGTCATCCACACCTCCGGCGCGCACGGTCTCGACGTGCTCGCGCCCGCGGCGGAAGCCGGTGCGCTGCCGCTGGCCCTGCACCCGGTGATGACGTTCACCGGCCGCTCCGAGGATCTGGACCGGCTGACCGCCTGCAGCGTGGGCGTCACCGCCGCGGCCGGTGACGAGGCGGCGTGGAACGTCGGCGAGGCGCTGACGGTCGAGATGGGCGCGGAGCCGGTGCGCGTGCCGGAAGCTGCCCGGCCGCTGTACCACGCGGCGCTCGCGCACGGCGCCAACCACCTGATCACCCTCGTCGACGACTGCGTGGACCTGTTGCGGAGCGCGGGAATCGCCAACGCCGAGCGCATGCTCGGCCCACTGTTGTCCGCCGCGCTGGACAACGCGCTGCGCCACGGCGACCGCGCCCTGACCGGTCCGGTCGCGCGCGGCGACACCGGTACGCTGCGCAAGCACCTCGAGGTGCTCGAAGCCACCGAGCCCGCGATCGTGCCCGCCTACACCGCCCTCGCGCGGCGCACCGCGCGGCGAGCGGAAGCGGCCGGCCTGCTCGACGCCGGTGCCGCCGCCGACATCACCGAACTCCTGGAAGGGCCGGGAAACCCGTGACCACACCCAAATTCAGCCGCGGGCGGCTGAACACGTTCCAGACGCCCGGCGACGTCCACCGGGTCACCGCCGCGCTCCGGTCGGTCGGCCGCAAGGTCGCGCTGGTGCCCACGATGGGCGCCCTGCACGCCGGGCACCGCGAGCTCATCCGCCGCGCCAAGCGGCTGCCGAACACCGTCGTGGCGGTGTCGATCTTCGTGAACCCGTTGCAGTTCGGTGAGGGTGAGGACTTCGACGCGTACCCGCGCCCCCTGGAGCGGGACCTGGCGATCCTCGCCGAGGACGGCGTGGAGATCGCGTTCGTGCCGAAGGTCGGCGACCTCTACGCCGAGGGTCACGCGGTGACCCTGCACCCCGGCCCGCTCGGCGACGAGCTGGAGGGCGCCCACCGCCCCGGGCACTTCGCCGGCGTGCTGACGGTGGTGGCGAAGCTGTTCAACATCGTCACGCCGGACTACGCGTTCTTCGGCGAGAAGGACTACCAGCAGCTGGTCCTGATCAAGCGGATGGTGCGCGACCTCGATCTCGACGTCCGCGTGATCGGGGTGCCGACCGTCCGGGAGCCGGACGGGCTGGCGCTGTCCTCCCGCAACGTCTACCTCGCGCCCGAACAGCGGGAATCGGCCGTGGTGCTGTCGGCGGCGCTGGCCGCGGGCGGGCACGCCGGGCCGCGCGGGGCGGAGGCGGTGCTCGCGGCGGCGCGCGACACGCTGGCCGCCCGTCCGGAGGTCGCCGTCGATTATCTGGAGTTGCGCGGAACCGATCTCGGTCCCGCACCCGTCGATGGGGAAGCACGGCTGCTGATCGCCGCCCGCGTCGGGCGGACCCGGCTGATCGACAACGTCCCGGTGGTGCTGGGCGCGTCGGAGGAAGAGAGATAACCATGTACCGCACGATGCTGAAGTCGAAGATCCATCGCGCGACGGTCACCCAGGCCAACCTGCACTACGTCGGGTCGGTCACGATCGACGAGACGCTGATGGAGGCGGCCGACCTGCTGCCCGGCGAACTCGTGTCCATTGTGGACGTAACCAACGGCGCGCGGCTGGAGACCTACGTGATCCCCGGCGAGCGGGACAGCGGTGTCATCGGCATCAACGGCGCGGCCGCCCACCTCGTCCACCCGGGCGACCTGGTGATCATGATCGCCTACGGGCAGATGGACAACGCCGAAGCGGCCACCTACCGGCCGCGGATCGTGTTCGTCGACGACGAGAACCGCGTCAAGCACTCCGGCAGCGATCCCGGCCACGCACCCGCCGGCTCGGGCCTGGTCAGCGGCAGCATCCCGATCGGGTCGCCGGACCGGGAGAACCCGTTCCCGGTCGCCGAGACCGTGGACGCGGCGCGCCTCGACGCGCTGCTGCACGCCGAGAGCTGAGCCGCGGTGCTCCTGGCGAT
The sequence above is a segment of the Amycolatopsis viridis genome. Coding sequences within it:
- a CDS encoding MerR family transcriptional regulator; translated protein: MGRVDGTFTIGELSRRTGLPVKTIRFYSDEGLLPPADRTGSGYRLYDVTAMARLELIKTLRELGLGLAEVSAVLDRETSVSRLAQRHLDALDEQIRRLRLRRAVLRAFVKRKSELAEVELMNKLAAMSDEERARLVAEFWREMTDGLAVDTGFYERMRSAKPELPDDPSPEQLEAWIEFAELIQDPEFRAAIRRMSERHADAVGAGAEFGPPPQEWFAWSERAQQALEAGLPPESPEGRALADDVARTSARDGQDPADHAFRASLADRIAAGTDGRAERYWQLMAIMNGWPEIPARVPAVEWLTAALRA
- a CDS encoding DUF3180 domain-containing protein; this translates as MHFTRPRELVIAGLIGLVVAYLLFRFAYGDLPQLPRPAGATLLVLAVIEIPLAFAMRSRVRSRRVVNAVSAARTVALAKASSLLGAIMLGAWAGIAGALIPRAPEVAAASRDLYSVAIGAVCAAVLIAAALWLEHCCRTPDDDERDPDHRPTG
- a CDS encoding DUF6779 domain-containing protein, whose product is MTGEGDETRGRVVGRPWFLIGLVLVVGATIPLVLADDVRFMRLGIVAALWAALIGAFLAVRYRRQATDTEEAVAQAQEVYELELEREIAARREFELEVEAETRQRIESESRSELDALRAEIASLRDNLQNLFGGEVLLERVALTAQATRMRALREEQRVVEPGPAKPVQIAAAKKREGTDRPTEFIERVREKEAARTGGRPSAPEPRRPEVSMDLPARRVVNAEPVDAERTRVQPAAKKPERTQARAAEPSRPAPSRPERPRPPAATAPVKREPPRVEQPTEVAKVVEPDRPPRAERPATDLSAAFPTRVTRPVQPPVAEPRGEAVRDEAPRAEPPRNEPEPGKPVASEDHPAINETLPVEVRRLAQQGRPGGRRRRAEEDEAPTGRRRRPADNEARRIADEPEEETATASRRSTAGAGVAGRRRSADASGYRSGAAISGRRSAEAASRAVEEPAGRRHRSEGETPARTATGRRAVADDDTGSHSAGRSVSELLAANGKTAAPRRRRRAED
- a CDS encoding PrsW family intramembrane metalloprotease, translating into MLLPVLGLVVLAACGLTVLGVVTVQVGPVAVAIGVAAALVPVAVVVAAILWVDRWEPEPAKLLLVAFFWGACLAAITALLINNTAETVGDLLLGEGRGSKLSALLSAPLVEEAAKASFVLAVLLRRADEFDGIIDGIVYAGFTAAGFAFSENIYYFGRAFADYGFGDATSTGVIAAFVLRGVMSPFTHPLFAALTGIGFGYAARAGNRTVKILAPLGGYLAAVLLHALWNGAAVLGGAKTFLNVYFLIMVPLFIAVVLLVLLQRRREQRIVTAALPAMVEARLIAPSEVELLSTLAGRREWRREARQQSGRAAAKAVARYQASVTELAFLRRRTGTPDHEQRKLQLLATLRNSRADAVRLAGDGGQSR
- a CDS encoding Rossmann-like and DUF2520 domain-containing protein; amino-acid sequence: MERAEEFCCHERPPGHAVSRPARLGVGVISAGRVGSVVGAALARAGHTVVAASGISAASQARAERMLPGVPLSPPDQVATSADLVLLAVPDDELAGLVRGLAATGSWRPGQIVIHTSGAHGLDVLAPAAEAGALPLALHPVMTFTGRSEDLDRLTACSVGVTAAAGDEAAWNVGEALTVEMGAEPVRVPEAARPLYHAALAHGANHLITLVDDCVDLLRSAGIANAERMLGPLLSAALDNALRHGDRALTGPVARGDTGTLRKHLEVLEATEPAIVPAYTALARRTARRAEAAGLLDAGAAADITELLEGPGNP
- the panC gene encoding pantoate--beta-alanine ligase, whose protein sequence is MTTPKFSRGRLNTFQTPGDVHRVTAALRSVGRKVALVPTMGALHAGHRELIRRAKRLPNTVVAVSIFVNPLQFGEGEDFDAYPRPLERDLAILAEDGVEIAFVPKVGDLYAEGHAVTLHPGPLGDELEGAHRPGHFAGVLTVVAKLFNIVTPDYAFFGEKDYQQLVLIKRMVRDLDLDVRVIGVPTVREPDGLALSSRNVYLAPEQRESAVVLSAALAAGGHAGPRGAEAVLAAARDTLAARPEVAVDYLELRGTDLGPAPVDGEARLLIAARVGRTRLIDNVPVVLGASEEER
- the panD gene encoding aspartate 1-decarboxylase; this encodes MYRTMLKSKIHRATVTQANLHYVGSVTIDETLMEAADLLPGELVSIVDVTNGARLETYVIPGERDSGVIGINGAAAHLVHPGDLVIMIAYGQMDNAEAATYRPRIVFVDDENRVKHSGSDPGHAPAGSGLVSGSIPIGSPDRENPFPVAETVDAARLDALLHAES